The following coding sequences are from one Perognathus longimembris pacificus isolate PPM17 chromosome 13, ASM2315922v1, whole genome shotgun sequence window:
- the Kcne3 gene encoding potassium voltage-gated channel subfamily E member 3: METTNGTATLYESLHAVLKALNASLHSNLLCRPGQGQGSGPEPNKQTETLQVGLPGRNDNSYMYILFVMFLFAVTVGSLILGYTRSRKVDKRSDPYHVYIKNRVSVI; this comes from the coding sequence ATGGAGACTACAAATGGGACTGCTACCTTGTACGAGAGCCTGCACGCTGTGCTGAAGGCTCTAAATGCTTCTCTTCACAGCAACTTGCTGTGCCGGCCAGGACAAGGGCAAGGGTCAGGACCAGAACCCAACAAGCAGACCGAGACACTGCAGGTTGGCCTCCCTGGCCGCAATGACAACTCCTACATGTACATTCTCTTTGTCATGTTCCTTTTTGCGGTCACTGTCGGCAGCCTCATCCTGGGATACACCCGTTCCCGCAAAGTGGACAAGCGTAGTGATCCATATCATGTATACATCAAGAACCGTGTGTCAGTGATCTGA